The following DNA comes from Streptococcus pasteurianus.
GCTGACGATATTATTTGGGCAAATATGGGTGGTGTTGAAGGAACACTTGATGACGGTTTAACTAAATTTAAATCAAACTTCAACCCAACTATTGAAGAATTTATTGGAGAATTTAACATCCCAGTCAATCCATTCCTTTACAAACTTTCAAACTTGGCTTACAATATTCGCAAACAAAGGAGAAATAGCCATTAATGACCTCTCTTGAGATTATCGAAAAAAAAGTTTTTGAGACTTTTTGTAACACCGTCTCTTACAAATCGTTTATGCAATCTGTAGAGATGGCGGATTTATTAAAAAAACGTGGGTACCAAGTAGACTATCTTGGACTAAAAGCTGAAGAGACACTACAAGTTGCTGCTGTTCTCTTTAGCTTGCCAATGACAGGTGGGCTCCACATGGAAATCAATTCTGGCCCTGTTTCACGCGATAAACACTATCTGAAACAATTCTACCAAGAACTTCAAAGCTATGCTAAAGAAAATGGAGCTCTTGAATTACTGGTCAAACCTTATGATACCTATCAGCATTTTGACACTACTGGTCAGCCAACCGACCAAGAAAACACGGCACTATTAGACGATTTTCTATCACTCGGTTATCAACACGATGGGCTTTTGACTGGTTACCCAGGTGGTGAGCCTGACTGGCATTATGTCAAAGATTTGACTGACTTAGATGAAAAAACGTTACTAAAATCATTTAGCAAAAAAGGGCGTCCATTGGTCAAAAAAGCTAAGACCTTCGGCATCACCTTACGAAAACTTAACCGTGATGAATTGCCGCTTTTCAAGGAAATCACTTCTGCTACATCAGATCGCAGAGATTACGATGATAAATCTCTTGATTATTACCAAGATTTCTATGATAGCTTTGGAGATTCTTGTGAATTCATGGTTGCAAGTTTGAATTTTCAAGATTATTTAGCACACCTTGAAACTGATAAAGCCAAACTTGACCAACGAATCGAAAAACTCCGAACTGCCATTGAAAATAACAATGTTTCTGAAAAGAAACAAAATCAGCTTCGCGAATTATCCAGTCAATCTGCGACATTTGACACACGCATGGCAGAAGCTAAAGAATTCATTGGCAAGTACGGTTCACAAAACGTTGTCCTTGCAGGAAGCCTATTTGTTTATACCAAACAGGAAGCTGTCTATCTCTTCTCAGGTTCTTACCCTGAGTTCAGTAAATTCTACGCACCTGCCCTGCTTCAAGAATACGTCATGTTAGAAGCCATAAAACGTGGCATTACAACTTATAATCTTCTTGGCATCACAGGAGAATTTGACGGTTCAGACGGCGTTCTACGCTTTAAACAAAACTACAATGGCTACATTACCCGAAAAATGGGAACTTTCCGTTACTATCCTCATCCACTCAAATACAAATTAATTCATAATCTCAAAAAAATATTGAGACGTCATTAAAAATGACACCTTGGAACCCAAACGTTTCAAGGTTTTTTATTTGGAACTAAACTTCCAAATTTGTTGTTCTTTACTTTACAAACTATATTTTTTATCACTCAAACCTATAACCAAGAAAGAAAGCACAAAAAAACCTACCTGTCCTAAGGCAAGTAGGTTTAAATGACTTCAATGTTTCTTGATTATTTTACAAAGTCAAGAAGAGCAAGGAAGCTTTCTGGTTGAAGTGATGCACCACCAACAAGGGCACCATCAACGTCTGGGCAAGCCATATAAGCTGCAACATTTTCAGGTTTAACTGAACCACCGTATTGAACGCGAACTTTATCAGCTACTACTTGACCGAAGTCTGCTGCAACTGTGTCACGAACAACTTTACACATTTTTTGTGCATCATCTTGACTAGCTGATTTACCAGTACCAATAGCCCAGATTGGTTCGTACGCGATAACAAGTGAAGAAACTTGTTCTTCTGACAATCCAGCAAGAGCAGCTGAAACTTGTCCACCTACGAATTCAGCAGCTTTACCAGCTTCGTAAGTTTCAAGAGTTTCACCACAACAGATGATTGGAAGCATACCGTTAGCAAAGATTGCTTTAGCTTTTTTGTTGATATCTTCGTCAGTTTCGTGGAAGTATTCACGACGTTCTGAGTGACCGATTACAACGTAGTCAGTTCCCATTTCAGACAATACTTGAGGACTGTTTTCACCAGTAAAAGCACCAGCGTTTTCAAAGTAACAGTTTTCAGCAGCAACTTTAAGGTTTGAACCTTTAGCTGCAGCAAGAACTGTTGAAAGGTCAAGTGCAGGAGCTGCAATACCAGCTTCAACAAGTTCTGATGAAGGCAATTTAGAAGCTACTGCTTCAACGAATGCTTTAGCTTCTTCTGGATTTTTGTTCATTTTCCAGTTACCAGCGATAAATGGTTTACGTGACATTTCACATACCTCTTCTTTTTTTATTTACTCCCCTATTTTATCATATTTTTAGCAGGTTTTAAAGGTTCGACGGGATTTTTAGCGACAAACCTCAAAGAAATCACAAAAAGAGCCCCTTACGGGACTCTTCCACAATTACTATCTGACTAATAATTGTTATCTGGGAACTTAATTAATTAACTAAAATTAAGCTTCGATTTCTGAAACGATACCTGAACCAACAGTACGTCCACCTTCACGGATTGAGAATGTAGTACCTTGTTCAACGGCGATTGGGTGAATCAATTCAACGTCGATAGTTACGTTATCACCAGGCATTACCATTTCAGTACCTGCTGGAAGTTCGATTGAACCTGTAACGTCAGTTGTACGGAAGTAGAATTGTGGACGGTAGTTGTTGAAGAATGGAGTATGACGTCCACCTTCATCTTTAGTAAGGATGTAAACTTCACCTTTGAATTTAGTGTGTGGGTGAATTGAACCTGGTTTAGCAAGAACTTGACCACGTTCGATTTCATCACGTTGGATACCACGAAGAAGAACACCAACGTTATCCCCTGCAAGACCTTCATCAAGTTGTTTACGGAACATTTCAACACCAGTAACAACAGCTTTTTGGATGTCTTCACGGATACCAACGATTTCAACTTCGTCGTTGACCTTAACAGTACCACGGTCGATACGTCCTGATGCTACAGTACCACGTCCAGTGATTGAGAATACATCTTCGACTGGAAGAAGCAATGGTTTATCAGTATCACGTTCTGGTTCTGGAATGTACTCATCTACAGTGTCCATCAATTCCATGATGATATCTTCGTACTGAGTGTCACCTTCAAGAGCTTTAAGAGCTGAACCTTGGATAACTGGAAGATCATCACCTGGGAAATCGTATTCTGAAAGAAGGTCACGGATTTCCATTTCAACCAATTCAAGCAATTCTTCGTCATCAACAAGGTCAATTTTGTTCATGAAGACGATAAGGTATTTAACACCAACTTGACGTGAAAGAAGGATGTGTTCACGAGTTTGTGGCATTGGACCATCTGTTGAAGCTACTACAAGGATAGCACCATCCATTTGGGCAGCACCAGTGATCATGTTTTTAACGTAGTCCGCGTGTCCTGGAGCGTCGATGTGAGCATAGTGACGTTTAGCAGTTTCGTATTCAACGTGTGCAGTGTTGATTGTGATACCGCGTTCGCGTTCTTCAGGAGCAGCATCGATAGAAGCGTAGTCTTTTGGTTGGTTAACTGCGCTTGGAAGACGACGAGCAAGAACTGTTGTAATTGCAGCTGTCAAAGTAGTTTTACCATGGTCAACGTGTCCAATTGTACCAATGTTAACGTGTGGTTTACTACGATCGTATTTTTCTTTTGCCATTTGGGTAAAAGCCTCCAATAAAATATATTTTATAGATAGACAGTAGGCAATACAGTCTAACTTTACCCTACTATTTTAACAAATTATGCGGGAATTGCAAGTATTTTACTATTTTATTTATGATTTCTTTATTTCGTAAGTGTGTGATATGGCTGAATTGTGATGCTCTATCCGATATTCGAAGGGTACATCTAATCCTTATCTTCAAGTTGGATAAAATGCACACCCAGTCAAAATAACTCCAGAAAAAGTTATCAAGTACCATTTCTGTAATTCTTTAATAAACGTACGGTTTATCAAATGTAATAGCTACTTCTACAGCTTGTCCAGTCATTTCTGTAATCTTACTAATCTCTTATGTTACTTTCATACTTACTGTCTTAGCTGAAGCAGTAAAAAGGTTGGGACTTTATAGAGATTCATGTGTATAATTGGAGCTATCAGAATATCTCTTTCTTCTAATCTTTCAATTTGACTAACTGACATGGGACGAATTATTGAATAATTTCCCTAATACTCTTCAAAAGGGAACTGATACCATCAATATTTTTAAAACGGTGTGAATAATTGGTTACAAAAAAACTCCCGCAAAGGGGAGGTTTTCTAATAAAAACTGTCTAAGTCGATAACGTTATCGTTGTATTCTTGTGTTATTTCTTTGTTTTTTAACTCTTCTTCTGCTTCGCGGATAATTTCTTCTCTTTTTTCATTAGCATCAATATTTAGCACAAAGCCGATAGCAACTGATAAAACCAGCAAGCTATTCCCCCCTTGGGATAAGAATGGGAAGGTAACACCAGTTGACGGAATAAGCCCTGAAATGCCTCCGATGTTCACAAAAGTTTGCATGAGCATCATTCCGCCGATGCCAAGAGCAATCATAGAGTTGAAAGGATTTTTAGCTTTAATCCCCACGTGCATAATACGTAAAATCAAAAAGAATAGCAATGCTAAAATAAGACCCGCACCAATTAAACCAAGTTCTTCAATGACAATTGAAAAGACAAAGTCTGTCGTTGCTTCGGGTAAGTAACCAGCTTTTTCAATCGAATTTCCCAAACCACGCCCAAACCAGCCACCATTACTCATAGCATAATATGAATGTGCTAACTGGTGTCCTGAGTCCGTCAAATCATCAAATGGATTGAAAAAGGCACTGAAACGTTTGGCAACATAACCAAATACTGGTACTTTTTCCATGGTTTTAACCCCGACAACCGCAATCAAACCTAAGAAAGCAGCTGACAAAGCTGTTACGATAGCTAAAATGGCTGAAAACCAACGATAACCAACCCCACTAACAGAATACATGATTAAAGCTGTCAAAACGATAATTGCCGCATTTCCAAGGTCAGGTTGGGCAGCAACTAGCAATATCATGACTAACGAATAAACACGCCAATCTTTCAAATCGCCCCATTTTCTAGGAAGCCATTTCCGCTTGGTAAGTGCTTGGTAATCATAGGTTTCAATCAATTCTTGACGCCTTGCAAAGGTAAATGCCAAAAACCAAACAATGATAATTTTCAAATATTCGGCTGGTTGGAAACTAAGTGGTCCAATGACAATCCAACCATGAGCACCATTAACGGTTTTAGTGAAGAAACGCGCAATGAGCAACAAAATGATTTCGACCATCATTGTCATAGTCAGCGTTCGTGAATTTTTTAAGAAGTTTAATTTTAGTTTATAAATAAAAAGAATGGCAATTAAACTGACTATCCAAAAAAAACCTTGGTTTAATACTGACGCAAATGGATTAAGACCGTATTGGACAAGTGTCGCACTCGTTGTTGAATAGACAACAATCAACCCAATAACAGACAGAATTAAATATGGCACAAGGATAGAATAATTTAATAAATGCCTTTTATCGATTTTCATAGATTCCCCTACATACATTCGAGTTTATCATATGCCATTATATCATCTTTCGATTCTAAAAAAAAGTAAAAGTCTGAGAAGTTAATCTCAGACTTTCAGAATGTTTTGATATCAGCCAGAATTACGCAATCCTGTAGCAATACCGTTGATAGTTGTGTGAATAAGTTTTTCGTAATCCTCATCCAATTCTTCATGACGTAAACGTTTAATCAATTCAATTTGAATGTAGTTCAAAACGTTGAAGTATGGCAAACGGTAATCTAAGCTTGCTTGAAGCGAAGGATTTTCTTCCAACAAATCTTCGTGTTTCTCGATTGCCAAAATAACATTTTTAGTCAATTGCCATTCGTCAAGGATAGTGTTAAAGACATCGCGTACTTCTTCGCTTTCTGCCAACTGAGCATATTGGAAAGCAATGTTCATATTTGATTTAGACAAGACCATGTCAACGTTTGAAAGAAGTGAGTGGAAGAATGGCCATTTTTCATACATATGTTGAAGTTTTGCCAAGTTTCCTTCTTCAGCGTCAATAAAGTTTTTGAATGCTGAACCAACACCATACCAACCTGGGAACATGATACGGCTTTGTGACCATGAGAATACCCAAGGAATTGCACGGAGACCCGAAATTTCTGTGATTGTTTTACGAGCAGCTGGACGTGAACCAATGTTCAAACTTGACACTTCCTTGATTGGTGTTGCTTCGAAGAAGTAATCGTAGAAATGTGGATTACCAAATACTAAATCACGATAAACGCTATTTGAGTAAGTAACAATACCGTCCATTGTAGCACGGAAATCATCAATTTCATCTGGATTTGTAATCATACGTGTCACGATACGATCGATAGTTGCTGAAACCAACATTTCAAGGTTGTAATAAGCAACGTCTTTATTGCCGTATTTATTTTCAATGATTTCACCTTGCTCAGTGAGACGAATACGATCTTTGATTGAACCGAATGGCTGTGATGTGATAGCTTCATATGATGGACCACCACCACGACCAACAGTACCACCACGACCGTGAATGAATGTCACTTTAATACCGCGTTCTGAACCAATACGAGTCAATTCATTTTGAGCTTTATAAAGTGTCCAAACAGATGATAAGTAACCACCGTCTTTGTTACTGTCTGAATAACCAAGCATGATTTCTTGGTAACCTTTGTTTGCTGAAACCCAACGACGAACAATATCATAATCAAGATATTCTTCCATGATAGCACGTGAATTTTCAAGGTCCTCGATTGTTTCAAAGAGTGGTACAATTTGAACACGTGCTTTTTGATTATCAAGAAGTCCGACTTCTTTAAGCATGATAGCCAACTCAAACATATCAGAAACACTTTCAGTATGTGAAATGATGTGTTGTTTAATGACTTCATCACCTAATTTATCTTTGAGGTAACGAGCTGTTTGGAAGATTGCTAATTCTTTTTGAAGTTGTTCTGACTTTTCAGCATTTGTTGATGACAATGTACGTGGGTCTTCTTGCAATTCTTTGAGAAGAACTTTCACTTTTTCTTCTTCTGAAAGTGCGCTGTAATCCTCAACGATATTTGCTGATTTCAACAATTCTGCGACACAGGCTTCGTTAACACTTGAATCTTGACGCATATCAATCATTGCAAGATAGAAACCAAAGACTTCAACTGCTTGAAGCAATTCGCTGAAATCACCTATCAAGAGCGCATCATCACCATTGTCAAGCAATGACTGCTTGATGATAAGCAAATCATCTTTAAATTCTTTGGCTGTTTTATAGCTTGGAATTTCTTCTTGAAGTTCTGATGAAACTTTAGAGAATTTTGTTTGCAAGTATTTTGTAATGACACTAGCGTTGTTAGTGCTTGTGTAAACATCTGAACTAATGCTGTTGCTACTTTCCAAAACACGTTGAGAAATAGCTGGACTAGCTTTTAATTCGATTAAGGTTTGAATTAATTTTGATTGAATATAGTTAAATGCCTTACGATAAGGTTCATTTTCACGGTAGATAGATTTATCGCTTGATAACTCTGCTAATTTTTCAACTTCTGGGCTAATATTAGTCAAGGTTGTTGAAAGTGAGAATGTGCGATAAAGACCTGTTAATTTTTCAATGTAGTAATTAATGATGACTTCACTTTGAACCGTTGCTGATAAACGAAGTGTTTCAGCTGTTACGTATGGGTTGCCGTCACGGTCACCACCAATCCACATTCCCATCGTAATAGGTTTTGGATCTTCTAAGTCGATGCCTTTTTCAGCTGCTAAGCGTTTGTACTCTGAAGTCAACTTGGTAATCGCTTGAATTAAGGATGTATTGTAATACTCCATAACGTTGGTAATTTCATTCTTTACCTTCAGTTTTTTCTCACGAATAATGTCCGTTTGCATGATGATTTCAATATAACGGCGCAAATCAGTGTACCATTTGTCACGGTTCACAACACCCGCTCTGACATCGCGGTATTTACGTAAAAGGTCATGAATGTGGTTTGTCAATTCGAGGACTGTCTTACGTTGAACTTGTGTAGGGTGAGCTGTTAATACAGGCACAACATTGACATTCTCAAGGATTTCTTTAGAGTTTTCGCTTTCTGAAACCATATCTACGGTTAGAGAAAGTTTTCCAAGATAATCTTGATTAGTATTATTTTGGTAATTGATTTCATAAGCAAAATCAACGTCTTCTGAAATGTTGATTAAAAGTGGCAAAATTGAAAAATAGCGAGACACTACAACCATTTCATCATTGGTTAATTGAGCTACTAATTTTTCAAGTTTGACGTATTCATCACTTGCCGACAATTCAACAATGTTTTGAATTTTGGCAAACACCTCATCACCAACCATTTGATGAGTTGCCTCATCAAGCAAGTCTTTTAATACTTTGACTTCCTCGGTAATAATCGACTGGGTGCTATTGTTCTCCAGTTTTTTGATTGTCACACTCTTCACTCCTTTTTGTTCGGATTTTAATCCTTTATTACAATCGTACTACTCTATCATACCACTTTTTACATCAAAAGTAACCCAATTTATGTCAAATTGTCCATTATTTTATAAATTTTCTGATTTTTTAAATGACGTTTATCTTGAGACAAAATGTCTACAAAACTAACAAAACACATTAACAATTAGGATGTTAGCGTTTTTAATTTTGAAAGAAATGTTGAACGATTCATCAAGGATTTTCTGAGAAAATGGACACTTTCTTTTTGGTTTAGGTGTTATTTTCTGATATACTGGTCCATGACAAAAGTTTTGCAAAGGAGTAATACTAGATGGAATTAAAAAAACGTTCGGAATTTCCTGAAAATGAGTTATGGGATTTAAGTGCCCTTTATCAAGATCCTGAGGATTTTTTGCGAAGTATCGAAAAAACGCTAGAAGATATTAATCTTTTTAAACGAAATTACGAGGGGAAATTGGCTACTTTGGAAGATTTTACCAGAGCGCTTTATGAAATTGAACAAATTTATATCGAGATGAGCCATATCGATAATTATTCTTTCATGCCGCAAACCAGCGACTTTAGCAATGAAGAATTTGCTCAGATTGCACAAGCTGGTGCTGATTTTTTCACGAGAGCCAATGTTGCGTTAAGCTTCTTTGATACTGCGCTAGCGACTGCCGACTTAGAAATCCTTGATACTTTAGAAGAAAATCCGCATTTTAGCGCAGCTATTCGCCAAGCGAAAATTCAAAAAAGTCATTTTATATCCCCAGAAGTTGAAAAAGCGTTGACGAACCTTGGTGAAGTTTTTAAAGCGCCAGAAGATATCTACACCAAAATGCGTGCAGGTGACTTTGAAATGGAAGATTTTGAAGTTGATGGCAAGGTCTATCAAAACTCTTTTGTCACCTATGAAAATTTTTATCAAAATCATGAAAATGCTCAAGTCCGTGAAAAAGCCTTTCGTTCTTTCTCTGCAGGACTGCGTAAACATCAAAATGCCGCAGCAAGTGCTTATCTAGCACAAGTTAAATCAGAAAAAATCATTGCTGACATGCGAGGTTACGACTCTGTTTTTGATTACCTCTTAGCCGAACAAGAAGTTAACCGTGACATGTTTGACCGTCAAATTGACCTTATCATGACAGAATTTGCTCCTGTTGCGCAAAAATACCTCAAACACGTTGCTCAAGTTAATGGTCTTAAAAAAATGACTTTTGCAGACTGGAAGCTTGACTTGGATAGCGAGCTTAATCCAGAGGTTACGATTGATGATGCTTATGATTTGGTGATGAAATCCGTTGCCCCACTTGGTAACGAATATGCTCAAGAAGTCTCACGTTATCAAGAAGAACGTTGGGTTGACTTTGCTGCTAATGCCAATAAAGATTCTGGTGGCTACGCTACTGACCCTTACAAAGTTCATCCCTACGTTTTAATGAGTTGGACTGGTCGTATGTCTGATGTTTACACACTTATTCATGAAATTGGTCACTCTGGACAATTTATCTTTTCAGACAACAATCAAAGTTACTTTAATACCCATATGTCAACTTATTACGTCGAAGCTCCTTCTACTTTCAACGAACTTCTGCTCAGTGATTACCTCGAAAAACAATTTGACAATCCACGTCAGAAACGCTTTGCACTCGCTCATCGTTTGACAGATACTTATTTCCATAATTTTATCACTCACTTACTCGAAGCTGCTTTTCAACGCCAGGTTTACAATCTCATTGAAGACGGAAAAACCTTCGGTGCTACACAACTTAACAAGATAATGAAAGATGTTCTTAGCCAATTTTGGGGTGATGCCATTGATATTGACGACGATGCTGCTTTAACTTGGATGCGCCAAAGTCATTATTATGCTGGGTTGTATAGCTACACTTATTCTGCAGGTATGGTTATTTCAACTGCTGGGTATCTTAATCTAAAAAATAATCCAAATGGTGCTAACGACTGGTTGAATTTCTTAAAATCAGGTGGTTCACGTACGCCACTTGACACTGCTAAATTAATTGGTGCCGATATTTCCACCGCGCAACCACTCCGTGATACCATTCAATTTTTAAGTGATACCGTTGACCAAATTATTGCTTATACAAAGGAGCTTAATCATGACTAATCTTTATGACTTTACTGTCAAAGCCCAAGACAGCTCCGATGTCCAATTGTCAAAATACCAAGGCAAAATCCTACTCATTGTCAATACGGCAACAGGTTGTGGCTTAACCCCACAATACGAAGGACTACAAAAGCTTTACGACACTTACCATGACAAAGGATTTGAAATTTTAGATTTTCCTTGTAATCAATTTTTAAATCAAGCGCCAGGAAACACCGACGAAATCAATACCTTTTGCACCTTGAATTACCAGACAACTT
Coding sequences within:
- the ppc gene encoding phosphoenolpyruvate carboxylase; amino-acid sequence: MTIKKLENNSTQSIITEEVKVLKDLLDEATHQMVGDEVFAKIQNIVELSASDEYVKLEKLVAQLTNDEMVVVSRYFSILPLLINISEDVDFAYEINYQNNTNQDYLGKLSLTVDMVSESENSKEILENVNVVPVLTAHPTQVQRKTVLELTNHIHDLLRKYRDVRAGVVNRDKWYTDLRRYIEIIMQTDIIREKKLKVKNEITNVMEYYNTSLIQAITKLTSEYKRLAAEKGIDLEDPKPITMGMWIGGDRDGNPYVTAETLRLSATVQSEVIINYYIEKLTGLYRTFSLSTTLTNISPEVEKLAELSSDKSIYRENEPYRKAFNYIQSKLIQTLIELKASPAISQRVLESSNSISSDVYTSTNNASVITKYLQTKFSKVSSELQEEIPSYKTAKEFKDDLLIIKQSLLDNGDDALLIGDFSELLQAVEVFGFYLAMIDMRQDSSVNEACVAELLKSANIVEDYSALSEEEKVKVLLKELQEDPRTLSSTNAEKSEQLQKELAIFQTARYLKDKLGDEVIKQHIISHTESVSDMFELAIMLKEVGLLDNQKARVQIVPLFETIEDLENSRAIMEEYLDYDIVRRWVSANKGYQEIMLGYSDSNKDGGYLSSVWTLYKAQNELTRIGSERGIKVTFIHGRGGTVGRGGGPSYEAITSQPFGSIKDRIRLTEQGEIIENKYGNKDVAYYNLEMLVSATIDRIVTRMITNPDEIDDFRATMDGIVTYSNSVYRDLVFGNPHFYDYFFEATPIKEVSSLNIGSRPAARKTITEISGLRAIPWVFSWSQSRIMFPGWYGVGSAFKNFIDAEEGNLAKLQHMYEKWPFFHSLLSNVDMVLSKSNMNIAFQYAQLAESEEVRDVFNTILDEWQLTKNVILAIEKHEDLLEENPSLQASLDYRLPYFNVLNYIQIELIKRLRHEELDEDYEKLIHTTINGIATGLRNSG
- the tuf gene encoding elongation factor Tu, whose amino-acid sequence is MAKEKYDRSKPHVNIGTIGHVDHGKTTLTAAITTVLARRLPSAVNQPKDYASIDAAPEERERGITINTAHVEYETAKRHYAHIDAPGHADYVKNMITGAAQMDGAILVVASTDGPMPQTREHILLSRQVGVKYLIVFMNKIDLVDDEELLELVEMEIRDLLSEYDFPGDDLPVIQGSALKALEGDTQYEDIIMELMDTVDEYIPEPERDTDKPLLLPVEDVFSITGRGTVASGRIDRGTVKVNDEVEIVGIREDIQKAVVTGVEMFRKQLDEGLAGDNVGVLLRGIQRDEIERGQVLAKPGSIHPHTKFKGEVYILTKDEGGRHTPFFNNYRPQFYFRTTDVTGSIELPAGTEMVMPGDNVTIDVELIHPIAVEQGTTFSIREGGRTVGSGIVSEIEA
- the tpiA gene encoding triose-phosphate isomerase, giving the protein MSRKPFIAGNWKMNKNPEEAKAFVEAVASKLPSSELVEAGIAAPALDLSTVLAAAKGSNLKVAAENCYFENAGAFTGENSPQVLSEMGTDYVVIGHSERREYFHETDEDINKKAKAIFANGMLPIICCGETLETYEAGKAAEFVGGQVSAALAGLSEEQVSSLVIAYEPIWAIGTGKSASQDDAQKMCKVVRDTVAADFGQVVADKVRVQYGGSVKPENVAAYMACPDVDGALVGGASLQPESFLALLDFVK
- the pepF gene encoding oligoendopeptidase F, translating into MELKKRSEFPENELWDLSALYQDPEDFLRSIEKTLEDINLFKRNYEGKLATLEDFTRALYEIEQIYIEMSHIDNYSFMPQTSDFSNEEFAQIAQAGADFFTRANVALSFFDTALATADLEILDTLEENPHFSAAIRQAKIQKSHFISPEVEKALTNLGEVFKAPEDIYTKMRAGDFEMEDFEVDGKVYQNSFVTYENFYQNHENAQVREKAFRSFSAGLRKHQNAAASAYLAQVKSEKIIADMRGYDSVFDYLLAEQEVNRDMFDRQIDLIMTEFAPVAQKYLKHVAQVNGLKKMTFADWKLDLDSELNPEVTIDDAYDLVMKSVAPLGNEYAQEVSRYQEERWVDFAANANKDSGGYATDPYKVHPYVLMSWTGRMSDVYTLIHEIGHSGQFIFSDNNQSYFNTHMSTYYVEAPSTFNELLLSDYLEKQFDNPRQKRFALAHRLTDTYFHNFITHLLEAAFQRQVYNLIEDGKTFGATQLNKIMKDVLSQFWGDAIDIDDDAALTWMRQSHYYAGLYSYTYSAGMVISTAGYLNLKNNPNGANDWLNFLKSGGSRTPLDTAKLIGADISTAQPLRDTIQFLSDTVDQIIAYTKELNHD
- a CDS encoding aminoacyltransferase, whose amino-acid sequence is MTSLEIIEKKVFETFCNTVSYKSFMQSVEMADLLKKRGYQVDYLGLKAEETLQVAAVLFSLPMTGGLHMEINSGPVSRDKHYLKQFYQELQSYAKENGALELLVKPYDTYQHFDTTGQPTDQENTALLDDFLSLGYQHDGLLTGYPGGEPDWHYVKDLTDLDEKTLLKSFSKKGRPLVKKAKTFGITLRKLNRDELPLFKEITSATSDRRDYDDKSLDYYQDFYDSFGDSCEFMVASLNFQDYLAHLETDKAKLDQRIEKLRTAIENNNVSEKKQNQLRELSSQSATFDTRMAEAKEFIGKYGSQNVVLAGSLFVYTKQEAVYLFSGSYPEFSKFYAPALLQEYVMLEAIKRGITTYNLLGITGEFDGSDGVLRFKQNYNGYITRKMGTFRYYPHPLKYKLIHNLKKILRRH
- a CDS encoding glutathione peroxidase; this translates as MTNLYDFTVKAQDSSDVQLSKYQGKILLIVNTATGCGLTPQYEGLQKLYDTYHDKGFEILDFPCNQFLNQAPGNTDEINTFCTLNYQTTFPRFAKIKVNGKEAAPLYDWLKSEQKGPLGKRIEWNFAKFLIDQNGNVIKRFSSKTEPETIVTEIESLINDK
- the ftsW gene encoding cell division peptidoglycan polymerase FtsW, which produces MKIDKRHLLNYSILVPYLILSVIGLIVVYSTTSATLVQYGLNPFASVLNQGFFWIVSLIAILFIYKLKLNFLKNSRTLTMTMMVEIILLLIARFFTKTVNGAHGWIVIGPLSFQPAEYLKIIIVWFLAFTFARRQELIETYDYQALTKRKWLPRKWGDLKDWRVYSLVMILLVAAQPDLGNAAIIVLTALIMYSVSGVGYRWFSAILAIVTALSAAFLGLIAVVGVKTMEKVPVFGYVAKRFSAFFNPFDDLTDSGHQLAHSYYAMSNGGWFGRGLGNSIEKAGYLPEATTDFVFSIVIEELGLIGAGLILALLFFLILRIMHVGIKAKNPFNSMIALGIGGMMLMQTFVNIGGISGLIPSTGVTFPFLSQGGNSLLVLSVAIGFVLNIDANEKREEIIREAEEELKNKEITQEYNDNVIDLDSFY